A section of the Oryza sativa Japonica Group chromosome 1, ASM3414082v1 genome encodes:
- the LOC4325466 gene encoding uncharacterized protein has translation MPVRVVDTATPSSQPTSGQDANAGHPSPPSCSLLSAGRCYAGTQNVSTIQKEEAWKVNVRINDCDLEQGYLCGTMEAVNVPLADTPVVTFWEGEIVDAKNYTFFTGKWEASPEDDIRHWSKFPSFTPLLSQIETDGGKSVDFSNYAYIFMRWKEQYFVNVGVDCGLTIAGFYYVCFSCSDGSISGYYYDPNSSPFQKLELKCTNEKDSGFTFSSYELQ, from the exons atgcCAGTGAGGGTGGTCGACACCGCAACCCCATCCTCCCAGCCCACCTCAG GTCAAGATGCAAATGCTGGGCATCCGTCTCCTCCTAGCTGTTCCCTCTTAAGTGCTGGAAGA TGTTATGCTGGAACCCAGAATGTCTCTACTATACAAAAAGAAGAAGCTTGGAAAGTTAATGTGCGGATCAATGACTGTGATCTTGAACAGGGTTATTTATGTGGAACAATGGAAGCAGTTAATGTTCCCTTAGCTGATACCCCT GTGGTAACATTCTGGGAGGGGGAGATAGTGGATGCTAAAAATTATACATTTTTCACTGGCAAGTGGGAGGCATC CCCAGAGGATGATATTAGACACTGGTCCAAGTTCCCATCATTTACACCTCTTCTG AGTCAGATAGAGACAGATGGTGGCAAGTCTGTGGACTTCAGCAACTATGCTTACATATTCATG AGATGGAAAGAGCAGTACTTTGTCAATGTTGGAGTGGACTGTGGGTTGACCATAGCTGGTTTCTACTATGTCTGCTTTTCATGTAGCGATGGTTCCATTAGCGGGTATTATTATGATCCAAACAGCAG TCCGTTTCAGAAGCTTGAACTGAAGTGTACCAATGAGAAAGATTCTGGATTTACCTTTTCATCCTACGAGCTGCAGTGA
- the LOC4325467 gene encoding uncharacterized protein isoform X1, with translation MNEIRKLKRGISTKRGDHPVQNASLNIAGQNPVDEWEEQQRYWPSPRAPPVSPMGSPRTPNGSQKKPVLGKVKSKAKKWMHLLHHKKKPQEDMMWTPRAGPSADDSKEHNDADYGSPSTARHPHSSCESACAPEVFLEASSRQNSPLPSPTAHKEQPYFKVSSRFESEMKEANEMLRESKQLRVNTTKPKTVTFAPILEQGPEPVKNDWHSKELSETATEIFSHAYAIVCEAVLRMVSIIQGAMSSYNIDRRQMLEKIVSFKRYMMLKLAPGEGDKVLSEVITEAVLDMFDAWCENVERPLVQRAKEVYSWFLPERREELPPVPLSTHPCVYEDAEEFYSLEN, from the exons ATGAATGAAATCAGAAAATTGAAGCGCGGGATCAGCACCAAACGAGGTGATCACCCCGTCCAAAATG CGTCTCTGAATATTGCAGGCCAAAATCCAGTCGATGAATGGGAGGAGCAACAACGATACTGGCCTTCGCCACGGGCACCGCCGGTGAGTCCGATGGGATCGCCGCGGACCCCAAATGGGAGCCAGAAGAAGCCAGTTCTCGGCAAGGTGAAGAGCAAGGCTAAGAAATGGATGCACCTGCTGCATCACAAGAAGAAGCCGCAAGAAGACATGATGTGGACCCCCCGAGCAGGACCCAGTGCAGACGACAGCAAGGAGCACAACGATGCAGACTACGGATCCCCAAGCACAGCTCGACATCCCCATTCCT CGTGTGAATCAGCATGTGCACCTGAGGTTTTCTTGGAAGCATCATCAAGGCAGAATTCCCCACTCCCGAGCCCAACTGCACACAAGGAGCAACCATACTTCAAGGTCAGCAGCAGGTTTGAGTCAGAAATGAAGGAAGCCAATGAAATGCTGAGGGAATCAAAGCAGCTCCGTGTCAACACAACCAAACCGAAGACTGTAACATTTGCGCCAATCTTAGAACAGGGGCCAGAACCTGTAAAAAATGATTGGCACAGCAAAGAACTGTCAGAAACAGCAACCGAGATATTCAGTCATGCATATGCTATAGTCTGTGAGGCAGTCCTCAGGATGGTCTCTATAATCCAAGGCGCGATGTCATCATATAATATTGACAGAAGGCAAATGTTAGAGAAGATCGTATCGTTCAAGAGATACATGATGCTGAAGCTGGCACCTGGAGAAGGTGATAAAGTACTCTCAGAAGTCATTACTGAGGCTGTCCTCGATATGTTTGACGCCTGGTGTGAGAATGTTGAGAGGCCTTTGGTACAGAGGGCAAAGGAAGTGTATTCTTGGTTTCTGCCAGAAAGGAGAGAAGAGTTACCTCCTGTTCCACTGTCCACCCATCCTTGTGTGTATGAAG ATGCAGAAGAATTTTACTCATTAGAGAATTGA
- the LOC4325467 gene encoding uncharacterized protein isoform X2, giving the protein MNEIRKLKRGISTKRGDHPVQNGQNPVDEWEEQQRYWPSPRAPPVSPMGSPRTPNGSQKKPVLGKVKSKAKKWMHLLHHKKKPQEDMMWTPRAGPSADDSKEHNDADYGSPSTARHPHSSCESACAPEVFLEASSRQNSPLPSPTAHKEQPYFKVSSRFESEMKEANEMLRESKQLRVNTTKPKTVTFAPILEQGPEPVKNDWHSKELSETATEIFSHAYAIVCEAVLRMVSIIQGAMSSYNIDRRQMLEKIVSFKRYMMLKLAPGEGDKVLSEVITEAVLDMFDAWCENVERPLVQRAKEVYSWFLPERREELPPVPLSTHPCVYEDAEEFYSLEN; this is encoded by the exons ATGAATGAAATCAGAAAATTGAAGCGCGGGATCAGCACCAAACGAGGTGATCACCCCGTCCAAAATG GCCAAAATCCAGTCGATGAATGGGAGGAGCAACAACGATACTGGCCTTCGCCACGGGCACCGCCGGTGAGTCCGATGGGATCGCCGCGGACCCCAAATGGGAGCCAGAAGAAGCCAGTTCTCGGCAAGGTGAAGAGCAAGGCTAAGAAATGGATGCACCTGCTGCATCACAAGAAGAAGCCGCAAGAAGACATGATGTGGACCCCCCGAGCAGGACCCAGTGCAGACGACAGCAAGGAGCACAACGATGCAGACTACGGATCCCCAAGCACAGCTCGACATCCCCATTCCT CGTGTGAATCAGCATGTGCACCTGAGGTTTTCTTGGAAGCATCATCAAGGCAGAATTCCCCACTCCCGAGCCCAACTGCACACAAGGAGCAACCATACTTCAAGGTCAGCAGCAGGTTTGAGTCAGAAATGAAGGAAGCCAATGAAATGCTGAGGGAATCAAAGCAGCTCCGTGTCAACACAACCAAACCGAAGACTGTAACATTTGCGCCAATCTTAGAACAGGGGCCAGAACCTGTAAAAAATGATTGGCACAGCAAAGAACTGTCAGAAACAGCAACCGAGATATTCAGTCATGCATATGCTATAGTCTGTGAGGCAGTCCTCAGGATGGTCTCTATAATCCAAGGCGCGATGTCATCATATAATATTGACAGAAGGCAAATGTTAGAGAAGATCGTATCGTTCAAGAGATACATGATGCTGAAGCTGGCACCTGGAGAAGGTGATAAAGTACTCTCAGAAGTCATTACTGAGGCTGTCCTCGATATGTTTGACGCCTGGTGTGAGAATGTTGAGAGGCCTTTGGTACAGAGGGCAAAGGAAGTGTATTCTTGGTTTCTGCCAGAAAGGAGAGAAGAGTTACCTCCTGTTCCACTGTCCACCCATCCTTGTGTGTATGAAG ATGCAGAAGAATTTTACTCATTAGAGAATTGA
- the LOC107275681 gene encoding actin-related protein 5: protein MPSGYRPDRETDFAGFPSTTPIVIDNGASTFRIGWAGEAEPRVAFRNIVQRPRHRSSGETVTVVGDTDPALMKYFDCTRSAIRSPFDDDVVYQFEYMEYILDFGFDRLGATSEVGHPILMTECECNPSFSRARMSELLFETYGVPSIAFGIDDVFSYKYNQKLGNCGEDGLAISCEHGTCHVVPFLKGEPVLGACCRTNVGGFHITDFLRQLLSLKYPYHSASITWEKAEELKKEHCYVALDYMSELQIFKNNKEEAEEKTRYWQLPWVPPPVEEPPSEEELARKAALKEKAGQRLRDMAAAKRSQKIAELEKQLSYLEELMEQLDGAEEEEATAILGRSGYLSQQEIKSAILKATQSLRKAKGESNGNEEKADASGVDKYPLVSVPDETLTPEQLKEKKKQILLKTTTEGRMRAKQRRAEEEALREKQEEERRLENPELYLEELRARYSELSDRVDQRKRQKLNGGKTNGNHNSSGGVGRGERLNAAQKERMRLLTSAAFDRGKGEDTFGTRDEDWLVYKKMSKDNDDDDDGNDDDESELARIASKIQDMDPTFVNKAEAVQQTPEPPKVRTLTAEDYRISIGIERFRCPEILFQPGMIGIDQAGIDEMVSISLRRLMEDEAVKERLCQSILVTGGCSLIPGMIPRLESGIRQFRPYLSPLKLVRAADPLIDAWRGAAAFAASSKFGRHTFSLADYREHGENLFHRYNIVYSL from the exons atGCCGTCGGGGTACCGCCCGGACCGGGAGACCGACTTCGCCGGCTTCCCGAGCACCACCCCCATCGTCATCGACAACGGCGCCTCCACCTTCCGCATCGG GTgggccggcgaggcggagccCCGCGTCGCCTTCCGCAACATCGTGCAGCGGCCGCGCCACCGCAGCTCTG GTGAAACTGTCACAGTTGTTGGGGACACTGATCCAGCTTTGATGAAGTATTTCGATTGCACACGATCAGCAATTCGCTCACCATTTGATGATGATGTTGTCTACCAGTTCGAGTACATGGAATAT ATTCTTGACTTTGGTTTTGATCGACTAGGTGCCACTTCAGAG GTGGGCCATCCCATTCTTATGACAGAGTGTGAATGCAATCCATCCTTTTCTCGAGCCAGAATGTCAGAACTACTTTTTGAGACATATGGCGTGCCATCCATTG CTTTTGGCATTGACGATGTGTTTAGTTACAAGTACAATCAGAAACTTGGGAATTGTGGAGAAGATGGACTGGCCATTTCGTGTGAACATGGAACATGCCATGTTGTTCCA TTTTTAAAGGGAGAACCTGTGTTGGGGGCATGCTGCAGAACCAACGTTGGTGGCTTTCACATCACAGATTTTCTGAGGCAGCTCCTCTCTCTAAAGTATCCCTATCACAG TGCAAGCATTACATGGGAAAAGGCTGAAGAGCTGAAGAAGGAACATTGTTACGTAGCTCTTGATTATATGTCAGAGTTGCAGATATTTAAG AACAATAAGGAAGAAGCTGAAGAAAAAACTAGGTATTGGCAGCTACCATGGGTCCCGCCTCCTGTAGAAGAACCACCATCTGAGGAAGAACTTGCAAGAAAAGCAGCTTTGAAGGAAAAGGCTGGTCAACGTTTGCGAGATATGGCTGCTGCAAAAAGGTCGCAGAAGATAGCAGAACTTGAAAAACAGCTTTCTTATTTGGAGGAACTAATGGAGCAACTTGATGGAgctgaggaagaagaagcaacAGCCATTTTAGGTAGATCTGGGTATCTTTCCCAGCAGGAAATCAAATCTGCTATTTTGAAAGCAACACAATCCTTAAGGAAGGCAAAGGGGGAGTCCAATGGTAACGAAGAGAAAGCAGATGCTTCTGGGGTTGATAAGTATCCACTTGTGTCTGTCCCTGATGAAACATTGACACCAGAACAG ttaaaagagaagaagaaacagATACTACTTAAAACCACAACAGAAGGTCGAATGCGTGCCAAGCAGAGACGTGCTGAGGAGGAAGCATTGAGGGAGAAGCAAGAAGAAGAGAGGCGTTT GGAGAACCCAGAGTTATACCTTGAAGAGCTCCGTGCTCGATACTCGGAACTTTCTGATAGGGTTGATCAGAGGAAGCGACAGAAACTCAATGGTGGTAAGACCAATGGTAATCATAATTCATCTGGTGGAGTAGGCCGTGGGGAACGTCTTAATGCCGCCCAGAAAGAAAGGATGCGGTTGCTCACATCTGCTGCATTTGATCGGGGGAAGGGCGAGGACACTTTTGGTACGAGAGATGAAGATTGGTTAGTCTACAAAAAGATGAGCAAAGataatgacgacgacgacgatgggaaCGATGATGATGAATCAGAACTTGCTCGAATTGCTTCTAAGATCCAG GATATGGACCCTACATTTGTGAACAAAGCTGAAGCTGTCCAACAGACTCCTGAGCCTCCTAAGGTCCGGACTCTTACAGCAGAAGATTACAGGATTTCCATAGGGATCGAGCGGTTCCGGTGCCCTGAAATATTGTTCCAGCCTGGTATGATAGGAATTGACCAGGCTGGTATCGATGAGATGGTCAGCATCTCACTTAGGCGACTAATGGAAGACGAGGCTGTCAAGGAGCGCCTTTGCCAGTCCATCCTTGTCACTGGAGGCTGTTCTTTGATCCCAGGCATGATCCCTCGGCTGGAATCCGGAATCCGGCAGTTTCGGCCCTACCTCTCACCCCTGAAGCTTGTTAGAGCAGCCGACCCCCTTATAGATGCATGGAGGGGCGCTGCTGCCTTTGCAGCTTCCAGCAAGTTTGGGAGGCACACCTTCAGCTTAGCAGATTACAGAGAGCATGGAGAAAACTTGTTTCATCGGTACAACATTGTTTACTCCTTGTAG